Below is a genomic region from Fusarium oxysporum Fo47 chromosome VIII, complete sequence.
ttattatcAAACAGAGTTTCACAACGAAAACAATTCGTTGTTTGAGTACCCTTGTTTTCTCATTGATTTGCCTACAGCCTTGTTTTTTCGCAATGAGCATCATCACTCTTATACCAAGTGGGCTCCAGATCCACCAAGAATTTGGTGGAGGTCAGGTGCTTCACGATTTCAATTACTACTCAATTGCGCCGAAACAGAGAAAGCTACCAACAAAAATGGAGGCCCTGATCCAACAGCTTTGCATCCTGAGTCTTTTTGCCGACTTTTATAAGCCAGAGGGACGAAACAAGAATAAAAACCAACAGGTGGCTACCAAGGTTCAAGACGAAGTTTTACCCTTACCCTCCAAATGCCAAATTAGTGCCGCTACCCGACACTTTGACATTGGAGCCAATGGCGCCCCCAACGCCGTGGTATTATTTCCGGGGAACTACAGACACTACCGCTGGCGGTTTCTCCACTGTCTCACACTGGAATCGTATGGTTCTGAGCCGCCGAGCTTCGGATGCAAGAGGGTTGGTTCGCCAGCCTCTGGAAATCAATCTGGTGAAAAGAAACAGCGATCTAACAGGGAAAATAATGACCGGAATGATGGCAAAGGCAACAAGGGAAATGGACAAGGCCCaggcaaaaagaaaagaggctTTGGCCCCCAACAGCCTTTTATCAAGAAGCTTGCTTGTCTATTCTTCAAGCTGGATCCTCAAAAATATCAATGCTGCGCTGGATACAACCTCACCAAGTGGGATCATGTTTTGCAACACCTCAAGCGAATACATCTTATCCAAGGAGAGCATTGCCCCAACTGCCGAAAAGAATTTGAGGGCCAGTTCGCTGAGGCTGAAAAAAATGCACATATTCTCCAAGATGCTTGTGAGAAGAAAACCCCCTTAGAAACTGGACTGCTTCTTGAAGAGGAGTATAACGATCTCACCGGCCTACATGGTTCTCATGAAGAAAAGTGGTATAAGGCATGGAAAAAGCTCTTTGGAGAACACCCAGCTCCCTATTCACCGTTCATTGAAACTCTGGAGTCTATGCTGGAAGTGCAGTACAGCACTCTGGAGAGAGAACTGCCGAGTCTTTTACAGTCATTCCTCCGCGATGCGATGGTTAGGCCGGATGGTGATAGTACCTCAGCTACTACCAACGCTATACTGAGGCTGATACGGAATCCAGTTCCTACTTCCAGTTCCATTGTACACGGAGAACCTCAGGCTGGGTTAGCACCTTCGACACTGGGACAATTACCGGAGGTCCATGACATGCCACCCAGCCATGATCCAGAGCCTTCGCCCAATACTGGGGAGTCTTTTAGGCCCAGCACTGGCGATATTTATGCTCAACGAGACATATCAACAATGGAAACTAGACCTTTTGCGTCACAGGACATATTGGACGAACTACTTTGGCCCCAGCCCTCGGAAGAATCTTCGATTTTCGATCCTGTGTTCTTTGGTGAGGATGAATATTTTGATCAGTGGATTAACTACCTGGGTGACGGACAAtattttgaagggcttgaTAACAGGGGGCATACTCTAGAATGAATAATATTGCTTATGCGGGCTGTCACTGTTTTATGCATTGTTGTAATTTCAAGTTCGCATAACTGAAGGCGAAACGTTGAGTATTCTACAAATGTAATCCAGTGTCGAGATAGCATGATATTCGCTATGCACTACGTAACGGCTATCAAGTAAGTCAAAGTGGCGATTTTGAGTCTTATCACTATGAAGTCTCAAGATGACATATCTATCAAAGCGCATCCTGTAAGAATCGAATTGAGGATAATTGGGCCCAAATTACTACCTTGTTGGGGAGCGATGTGACTTAAGGCGCCCAATGCTGCCCAAAATAATGATGCATCAGCTGAATGTGAAATACAGAAACCATTTCACTAATACATGCTGCCAGGTGACCCAGAAAAGTGACACCAGGACAAGTTAAATGCGTCAGCACCCCGAGATAAGCATGGGATAATAAGGCTCTGTTAGTGCAAGGGCAGCGAGTTGGTGGCTGATTTGTCACACTTGTGTCTAGTGCAGTAGTGTCTCACTCGCCGTCCCCAGTAAAATTGAGGCTCAGCTCGTGTCGGAATGGCAGATCGGGTTACCGCTTTCATTCGTCACCGCTAAAATCCTGCGGCTCTACCAGCTACACACCTGTGATTTGAGATGCGGCTCAAGCGGGGGTCATTGAATGAGGCTCAATGTATAAGAGGGGGGTGCAATCGAAGATCACAATGAGCATCACGCACCTAACAAGAATTTTATCTTCCAATCACAGTGCATTGAATTTCTTGTTGTTACATATATTTCATCTCAATTCATTCTCTCTACAACCATTGAAAGGCGTAATGGGCATTCTTCATTTTCGCTCTCGACGAGCAGCATTAACGCAAACGCTTCCACTAAGGCCTTCACAGCCTTCAACAAACAGTGCAAATGGAGTAAGAACATCTCGGTTTCAGCACCACCGACACGGCTCTCGGGATTGCGACGTTGGGTACAGAGAAAATAGCTACGACAGTACTAGTGAAAGCTCAGGTGACGAATCCTGTTGCGAGGCCGAGTCTAGGCAATGGATCAATAGCACATTGCTTAATGACCCCAGGATTCAACTTGCGAGACAGCATTTACTACCAGTGGCTCGTGCACAGCTTGACAGATTCTTCTCGGAAGCGATATACACCGAGCCACCGCACCACGAACAGATACAACAAGAGCCCAGAATTGAATACAATTGGGTGCCTCCAACGGACTTCAATACAAGTTGCGATAACCAGGGTCGCGCTAGTGACGATTCCTTTGTTGTTATACCACCAGTAGGAAGTCACTTCCGCTACCGATGTCCCTTTCACGCTTCGAACCCAAAGAAATATCCTGTCTGTCTGATTCATCACGAACTGTATTCTGTTGAGAGTGTGATAAATCATGTCAAACGGCATCACGCTCGGCCACCTTACTGCCCAAGGTGCTCAAATACCTTTGAGACTGTGTCGAAATGCGACAGGCAtatcttggagagaagatgCAGAACCAAGTCTCTCAAAATACCAGACGGTGTCAATTTCTACCAGACAAACAGACTTTCGAAGAAAGACAATACCCAACTATCTAGCAAACGGCGCTGGGAGCGTATATACAAGATAGTCTTCCCAGTGGCTGAAAGTTGTCCCTCGCCATATTTGGATAGTGGGGTTGGGCTGGCTGTGTCGATGGCACGAGACTTTTGGAGAGAACAAGGAAGAGAGGTGGTATCTGAGTTCTTGGCGGGTCAGAATTGGCTGTCATTCGGCCTAGGAGATGATGCACATGCTGTACTGTATGAGTTGGTCATCTTTGATCTTATCGGGCAACTCGTGGAGGAAGGTTGAGGTTCTTGGTTTTATTGATTTATGGGAAAAGAGGGAGATCAACGCCAGATATTAACAACCTGGAGAGTCTATTTCGTTAGACACGCAAATTGACACTAATCAGGTTGCAGAAACTGGCTGTTAATATTGGTTCCTTGGAGATAATATCGGCGATGGGCCTTTCGCATAGATTAAACATTCAGAATAGCTTTTTCCAATTGATGCTTCATCCATTATCTTGACCAAAGTTCCAACCGTTGTTGATATGCTTAGTTGCCTTGCCCAACCAAGAACTGCGGCTCCAGTCGAAGTCATGAGTCAAAAGTGTGAGCAGTATTACTCGTGAGCTAGAAAGGAGCCCTAGTCTTCAGCAAGCAGAAGTATATCAATTAGACAGTGCTCTTTATGTTCTGCGTCAGTTGTTACTTTACCTCTCACGTACCCAGCCATTCAACCGGCCCGGTAATTAGAGAGGTAAAGTCCTTTCGCTTCCTTTTTGGCAGATCAGCAATGTCTCCCAACACACAGGTTTGCTCTGTATCAGCATATGTTCCCTCTTTAGGTAATCCCCTATATTTCATTGGCCATCGATGTTTAACCTCAATTGCCATATGGACTTTCTATGTGTCTAGTAGGACATCAGGAACATACGCCTCCGTGCCGTATCAGGTCACTTTTTAAATTAACAGCGAATTGAATCAAGATAGTATCACTGGACTACgaagtaaaatataaaattagTCTTCCAAGTAAAACGAAGCTGATGGTTGACACAGAATGCAGGCAACAAGAAGCGACCTTAGCTGGAGTTCAACTCGTTCCCCCACCAACGTCGGTCAGAGTCCTCTGAGGCCTTAAGAATATCACATACTTTGACCAGTCTTCTGATCACGCAGAGGTTCTAAAGAATCAGATGATATAATAGATTAGGGAAGATGCTGCAGGTGCTGGCTGTTAATATTAGTTTCGTAGAGGTGATACTAGCCGTGGGCTTTTTACATAGATTGAATACTTAGAATAGCTATTATCAACTGAGTTTCACCTTCTAGTAAGAATAGCCTGCTAGAGACTCTTATCAACCCGAGAATATTCATACTATCTATCCAAAAGTAGCTTGTAACCAACCTACCACATCCTGACCAAACTCAACAGGCATCTCGAGGAGTGCCCAATGACCCCCTTCCCTTGTCACACTCTTGACATTTGGCAGCAGCCCTGCATCAACGCTCGGCTGCAGTAAGGCGGGCTTGCACACAGCGTCATTCTCTGCGCCCCAGAAAAAGGCTGGCACATTAATGGTCTTTGCATCCTCGGCCACCAGGCTATCTGCCTCGTTTTGCAGACCCAGGGTCCAGGCCTTATACCAACAACTTGGGGCGTTAAAGCCACCATCCCTACCAAGCCGGGCCATGAAGTCTGCCTTATGCTCAGACGTAGCATATGGTAGTGTCGGCTGCGTCTGGCCCTCGGTGACAAATTTTCGCATGCGGTCAGGGGTACTATAGTTCTCGAGGTAGCTTTGGGGATCTCCAAAGGCCGCACTATACACAGATTCGAGATTTTGGTTCATGATGCTCACGCCATCGTCTGCGGTAAAGAAGTGCCAGTATTCGAAGAAGCCGTAACCAAAGGTTTCTTTGGTCATCTTATTCCAAGCATCAAGGTCGAACTGCCCGGCTGGGGGGCTATAGGCGTTATTCACCATAACAACACCACAAACGCGCGAGGGGTAAAAGTTATAAAGTCGCTGGCACATAATGCTACCCCAGTCATGGCCGAGAGATATGATACTGTTCAGGCTTTCGGCGTCGAGAATTTCGACCGCATCGGCCGCCATATGCTGCCACGCATAACAGTTGGGATCGGTTGGTTTGGAGCTCTCGCCGTAGCCTAGGCAGTCTAGGGCTACAATGCCATAGCCGTTTGGGACGAGGTAATCGTTGATGAAACCGGCCCAGAGCAATGCCGTGTCGGGCCAGCCGTGAAATAGGATGAGAGTTGGCTTAGAAGCCTGAGTACGGGAGGTGTAGTAGGTGTAAGTGAATCCGCGGGAGACCTGGAGGGTTTTTTTGGTGAGCTTCGAGAGATCCATAGTAGTCGATGGGACGAGGTGCTTTATTAATCCAGGTTTGTTAACACAGGTAGTAGGCTAACATGGGAGACAAGTCGGTTCTATATATAACAGATTTGCCAAAAATTAAACTGCGATGCACAGTTCTCTGACAATACTAGTATCTAAACCTAAGGGCGAGGGTGGATCAAGCCAGATCGGCCTGCTCAACTTCTGTATGCGGCTGACAAACTCCGCGGAGGGTTTATAGAATGGAAAATAACTCTTTCTTTAATGGCACACCTATTATACCCTCTGTTTATTTCTGCTTTGTTGTACCTGTAgaacttaaataatattacAAAGAAAAACAGCTTTAGCTTGAATACATTGCAGTTTATCTTCTTAGGTACTTACCTTTATATTTACCTCTAGgtctaataattataaagcaCTAGATGCTTAAAGctataagttataataacTATGCATAAGAATTTTATTAGTTACTATTTCGCAGTTAGTTCTGATTCTGCTTAACCTGGATCTTGAATTATCCCGCTCGGTATATCCCACTCGATGTATCCCACTCGGGACTCGTCATCCCATGTATGTCTCCCACACATCCGCCAGTCCTTACTGACGTAAACACTTGTCCTCATACTTAGAATAGCTACTATTAATCGAGTCTCACCCACTATCTTTACCAGGTCCATAATGACACAAGACGACTCATTACTATAGATTTTCTCGTCGATCAAAGAACTGGGTCCCTACTCTACGCTAACTCCACGCTATAACATACTAGACTAATCGGAATTTCGGCATGCACCGTGTTGTTTCGACCCAAATTGGAGCTCGAAAGTGAAAGAACATTCATAGAGGCCAAGCCAGTTCGACACCAAGACAAGGTGACAAGCACCAGCAACAAAAATCCTCAACGAGCAAACTTGACGTCAAATATTCAAGTCAGAGTCTCTGACCCTCACAGCGACAGTGTCCAGAACTCCCCTGTCAATTCCACACCCCAGTCATTGTGATTCAGTGTCTCAACCATTTCAAAACCCGCCTTTTTGTATAATCGTCGAGCACCCTCCAAAATGCTCTGCGTCCAAAGATCAATGTGCTCGTATCCAGCTTCTCTCGCGAAGTTGATGCATTGCTGGATCAAGGCCGttccaacaccaagacctCTTGCACTTTCATCAACCAACAGCAGTCGTAGCTTTGCAGTTTTTGGCTTTTTATCTTGCACCAACATGATGCAGCCGAGAAATGATCCATCCTTTTCAGCAATCCAGCAGCCTTCCAGGTCGGGTTTGAAGTTGTCGAGAAAATCAGCGGTGATTCTTGCAATTAAAGTTTCGAAGCGATAATTGAAGCCGTATTCTTGCGCGTAGACTGCTCCGTGTCGATACGTTATATAGCCCATGTCGCCTGGTTGGTGGCTGCGAATGGTGAAAGGCGGGGAAGATGGATTGCGAGTCATTTTAGATGAAGATAAAGATGCAGATGATGGTATTGCTACGTTTTAGTATTCTGACGGAATTCTATCTTTTATATCTgaagtcttcttctcatcttgtttTTCATCGGTGGGTATGGTATCACAAAATGTCATCCAGAAGGCGCATTTTTAGCTATCGACGTTGAATGTCAATTAAGGGCGCACGGTAAACTCTGCCCTGTACCTAATTCCGCTGGCGCCAAGACGCACCTTTCCGTACTTTATCTGGCCCGGAACACAACAGCGTTATTGCCGTATTCCCGAGGGCCTGGAAGGTGCTGGAAGTTGGCGGAATCACAACTGTATCTAGGCTTAATTCATCACCCAAACAATATGCCTAAACTGTCATAGCATGGATCCAACCATCACGAACACTCACTCCCAGCATATCTCAACCAATTTTGACCTAGATGATTAGTAGATTAAATGATTGAACGATGAAATTTGCTATGTAATTGAGAAAACGCTATTTGGAAGAAGTCTATAGTACAAGAAAAGGTAAATAACATTTCAAGAGTTGTCTCCGCAAGAGAAAACACCACGAACACCACCATcagagttgaagatgtcgagaAGTTCAGTGATGGATGCCCACAGACCAGCTGCGTTCATGAAAAGTGACATGATAATAAGGAGGGCATTGACGATCGTCAAagagatcttcttccagTCACGGAAGTATTGTCCCTTGTTCATGTGGAACCAAAAGACGGCACTGAAACCATAAGTGAACCAAGAGATTGTTGTCGCAGATGTAATAGAAAGAATCGAGTCAAAGACAGGAATAGCGTTGGATAGAATGAAGACA
It encodes:
- a CDS encoding Alpha/Beta hydrolase protein; amino-acid sequence: MVVLGVQGPKGVDNMAEWKREIVVVGNPSFRDGLNACLKIVFAYAANLSFVGYLAEMTNPLEDFKFCLTVLECGSMTMYVIFAVIFYCLGAEYTTSPILGSTSTTFAKAAFGIALPAIFATGLAYGHIGSKYIFVNVMRWTGNLNEVTSNSVKSWSTWIASVTGFWIVVFILSNAIPVFDSILSITSATTISWFTYGFSAVFWFHMNKGQYFRDWKKISLTIVNALLIIMSLFMNAAGQNWLRYAGIVIPPTSSTFQALGNTAITLLCSGPDKVRKAIPSSASLSSSKMTRNPSSPPFTIRSHQPGDMGYITYRHGAVYAQEYGFNYRFETLIARITADFLDNFKPDLEGCWIAEKDGSFLGCIMLVQDKKPKTAKLRLLLVDESARGLGVGTALIQQCINFAREAGYEHIDLWTQSILEGARRLYKKAGFEMVETLNHNDWGVELTGEFWTLSLLPTTCVNKPGLIKHLVPSTTMDLSKLTKKTLQVSRGFTYTYYTSRTQASKPTLILFHGWPDTALLWAGFINDYLVPNGYGIVALDCLGYGESSKPTDPNCYAWQHMAADAVEILDAESLNSIISLGHDWGSIMCQRLYNFYPSRVCGVVMVNNAYSPPAGQFDLDAWNKMTKETFGYGFFEYWHFFTADDGVSIMNQNLESVYSAAFGDPQSYLENYSTPDRMRKFVTEGQTQPTLPYATSEHKADFMARLGRDGGFNAPSCWYKAWTLGLQNEADSLVAEDAKTINVPAFFWGAENDAVCKPALLQPSVDAGLLPNVKSVTREGGHWALLEMPVEFGQDVNLCVIRRLVKSSDTILIQFAVNLKKQTCVLGDIADLPKRKRKDFTSLITGPVEWLGLLSSSRVILLTLLTHDFDWSRSSWLGKATKHINNGWNFGQDNG
- a CDS encoding uncharacterized protein (expressed protein); this encodes DSTSESSGDESCCEAESRQWINSTLLNDPRIQLARQHLLPVARAQLDRFFSEAIYTEPPHHEQIQQEPRIEYNWVPPTDFNTSCDNQGRASDDSFVVIPPVGSHFRYRCPFHASNPKKYPVCLIHHELYSVESVINHVKRHHARPPYCPRCSNTFETVSKCDRHILERRCRTKSLKIPDGVNFYQTNRLSKKDNTQLSSKRRWERIYKIVFPVAESCPSPYLDSGVGLAVSMARDFWREQGREVVSEFLAGQNWLSFGLGDDAHA